The stretch of DNA CTCCAATTCTGTTCTCCTCCTTATTCCACATTTTCCGCctttctttgctctttctccccctcattttttcccctattccTCCCCAATTTTTCCTGACATTCCCCCCtattttcccctattttttctccccattttctctcccttttctccccattttcccctcgTTTTCCCCCAGAACCTGAAGCAGCAGCGCAGCCGACGGGAACATTTCTCCCGCGCCCCCGTCTCCGCCCTGGCCGCCAACAACCTCAGtgagctgggaattcctgggaattcctgggaattcctgggggaTTTGGGTGGGAACTGAGAATTCCAGGGGAATTGGGGTGGGAAGTGGGAACTTCAggggaattccaggggaatTTGGGAGGGAATTGGGAATTTCAGGGGAATTTCGGGGGAATTCGGgtgggaactgggaattccaggggaacTTGGGTGAGaactgggaattttgggggaattccaggggaattttgggagaattACGAGTGataaaatgggaattctgggggaatttgggtgggaactgggaattccaggggaacTCCAGGGGAAtctgggagggaactgggaattccaggggaattttgggggaatttgggagggaactgggaattccaggggaattttgggggaatttgggagggaATGAGAATTCCAGGGGAATTGGggtgggaactgggaattgcagGGGAACTCCAGGGGAATTTGGGTGGGAACTGGGAactttgggggaatttgggagggaATGGGAATTGCAGGGGAACTCCAGGGGAATCTGGGAGGGAATGGGGGTTCCAGGGGGACTGGGGTGCCGAGGATTCGGgggctccccctccccaggcagcccgGCCGTGCTCCAGGCCGAGCCGCAGCGCTCGGGGGCCGTGGCCATCGACATGGACAGCAGGAcgagccagcagctgcagctgctggatgaGCAGGTTTGGATCCCcccccataaaaaaaaaacaaagaaaaagggatttgggggctgtggggcagccccagcagccgTGGCCCTGCCCCCAGGACTCGTACATCCAGAGCCGGGCTGACACCATGCAGAACATCGAGTCCACCATCGTGGAGCTGGGCTCCATCTTCCAGCAGCTCGCACACATGGtcaaggagcaggaggagaccATCCAGAGGTGCCagaatccccaaaattccccttcCTGagcccccaaaattcccctccctgagcccccaaattcccctcctTGAGCCTCAGAATTCCCCTCCCTGAGCCCCCAAATTCCCCTTCCTTGAGCCCCCAAGTTCCCCTCTTTGgctccccaaaattcccctctTTGagcccccaaattcccctcccTGAGCCCCAGAATTCCCCTCTTTGGCTCCCCAAAATTCATTTCCCTGACTCCTCAAATTTCCCCataatttccccccatttcctccaatttctcccccatttcccccccatttctcTAATTTCCCCCCTGAttccccccatgtccccccattccccccccaATTTCCCCGCAATTTCCCCCCtaatttccccccaattttccccctgaattccccccatgtcccccaaTTTCCCCTTAATTTCCCCCCTGaattccccccaatttccccccaattttccccaatttccccgCTAATTTCTCCAAtattccccccatttccccccaatttccccccaatcTCCCCCTAATCTCCCCAAtttctcccccatttcccccccatttctcTAATTTCCCCCCcgaatttccccccaaatttccccccaattttccccccaatttcccccccattttcccccctaatttccccccaattccccccaatttccccccattttccccccattttccccccattttcccccccaatttcccccccaatttccccccattttcccccctaattccccccaatttcccccccaattccccccaatttcccccaatttccccccattttccccccattttccccccaatttccccccaatttcccccccattttcccccctaattccccccaatttccccccattttccccccaatctccccatttttccccccaatttcccccccatttccccgcaattttcccccaatttcccccctgaattccccccattccccccaatttccccccaatttcccccccaatttccccccaatttcccccccattttcccccctaattccccccaatttcccccatttccccccaattttcccccaattttccccccgATCTCCCCGGCTTTCTCCCCCGCCCGGCCCTGCCAGGATCGACTCGGGCGTGGAGGACGCTCAGCTCAACGTGGAGGCGGCTCACGGCGAGATCCTCAAATATTTCCAGTCGGTCTCGTCCAACCGCTGGCTGCTGCTCAAGatcttcctcatcctcatcgTCTTCTTCATCGTCTTCGTCGTCTTCCTGGCCTGAGACGGCTCCTCCGGGCCCCAAATTCCCGCTCGGACTCGGCCCCGCGGGGCTCGCGCACGGACAcggggctgggacccccagatcccccctgggaccccccaaaaccccccctgggaccccagaACCccactgggaccccaaaaacccctctgGGAGGTCCCAAAAAcgccctgggaccccccaaaaacccccctgggaccccagatcccccccccccgggactCCCCAAACCTCCCGGGAGTTCCCAaaaaccccccaggaccccccaaaaacccccctGGGAGCTCCCAAACccccccctgggaccccaaaacctcccaggaccccaaaacccctcaggcccccccttttcccttccttgggggggggttggggatCCTGGAACTGctctgagccccctccccatgGACCACGGGAGCCCCAAAAAGGGGCTGGGGACCCCCACAGagcctgggaccccccaaaaaggGGTTGGGGAGGGAGGAGACACCCCAGGAGATCTGGGGTGGGGGGGCTGCAGGACCCTCCCCTGGGGGATGGAGACCCCAATGGAAGCTGTGAGACCCccggggtggggtggggggggagcTGTGAACCCCACGGACATTTGGGGGGTGCGGGACCCCCGTGGgagccccgggacccccaaaaaggGGGGGGGTGGAGCTCGACACAAAGCCTGGGGGGGCCGTGGGACCCCCTCGGGTCTCCTTCAGCCCCCGGTCAGAGCCTTGGGACCCCGTTCAAGCGCTCGGGGTCCCTCCGGGGGGGCGCAGACCCCCAAAAGGGGCTGCAGGACCCCATTTCCGACCCCCTTGAATtaccgggggggggggggctgcaggaccCCCGTGGGAACAGAAGCCCCCCGGTGAAGCCTTGGGACCGCCAGGAAGGGGTCTGGGGGCTGGCCTGAAGCCCGCGGGGAGCCTTTGGGGCGGCTGCagccccccccgagccccccaatAAACCCTgcgcccccccagccccgcctcgtggttttttttcttcccgGGCCGGGACTCGAACCCGCGGCCTCGGGGGGGGCGGAAGGGGGGGGAGCGCTTGTGGCGGCCGCGCGTGCGCGGGCGGCCCGGCGGGCGGAAGTGACGTCAGCGGGACGCGCGGCGGGgaggccgcggcggcggcggcgatggcggaggaggggaaggggggcgGGTACAGCGGTGAGCGGGGCGGGGGCACCGGGGGCTCGGCGGGCACCGGGGGCGCGCGGGGGGCACGCGGGGAGGGCCCGCAGGGCAGCCCCGGgccgcggcgggggccgggAGGGAGCCCGGCCGGGCAGGCCCGGGGGGGGCGGTAGGCCCGGGAGCGGGGGAGGGGCGGCAccgggaggggagggggggacacgggaacggggaacggcaccgggagaggaggggagggggacacgggaacggggaacggcaccgggagaggagggggggacacgggaacggggaacggcACCGGGAGGAGAGAGACcccggggagggggcgcggggccgggagccCCGGGGTCGGTGACGGTGCCGGGGGAAcggggagagaggagggagcaCCGGGGAGGGGGACGGCACCGGCAGCGCGGCGGGAGGGCgcccgcggccgctcccggtgtccccgggcCGGCGGCGGTGCCCGGTGTGAGGCTCTGGAGCGGGAcggggccgctcccggtgctcccggtgctcccggagcggcggggagggggctcggggTGATGGAGCCGCGCTGGGAGAGCCCCGGGGCCGGTGCCCGGTGAGGGGTCCGGGATGGGGAGGGCAGCCCGGACCGGGGGAgggcccggggccgctcccggtgccgctgccggtgccggtgccacCCCCGCCGTCCCCCCCAGAGCACGATGACCGTGTGGGCGGGCGGGCGTtcccggggcggcggcg from Vidua chalybeata isolate OUT-0048 chromosome 32, bVidCha1 merged haplotype, whole genome shotgun sequence encodes:
- the STX5 gene encoding syntaxin-5 isoform X2: MQARRRLGPRQREPGEPPGPPRTAALPPPEPPPADVMSCRDRTQEFLFACKSLQGRQDGGLQAGRGGPGPGRQRSEFSLMAKRIGKDLSNTFAKLEKLTILAKRKSLFDDKSVEIEELTYIIKQSKLASMSNDFKSVLEVRTENLKQQRSRREHFSRAPVSALAANNLSSPAVLQAEPQRSGAVAIDMDSRTSQQLQLLDEQDSYIQSRADTMQNIESTIVELGSIFQQLAHMVKEQEETIQRIDSGVEDAQLNVEAAHGEILKYFQSVSSNRWLLLKIFLILIVFFIVFVVFLA